The DNA window GAAAGTAAACGGATTATTTGCGTAATTCATTTATCTTATAAGATAACAGGTTAATCTGTTCATTAGCGGAAAGCGTCGGAATTCGGGTgggaaatttatattacacgcggaaaaatattttaaaaaagatacacGTAAATCGAGCATTTCGCGTAATCGTgtaaaatgagaaataaaaataatttgagtaTTGGTAGGCTTTTTAGAGCTAAGTGTCGCCGATCGAACAAACGAACCACGGTCGTGTttataataaacaatttaaaaaaacttctttttaattaataattattgtttaaagcatatttttcattgtaGCTTTTACTTGTATGTTACAGAATATCATCGTATCATGATATCATCGTATCATGATATCATCGTTGCTGAATTGCTGAACTCCGTCCGTGTCGCATCAAATGTaagtcgcatgctttttttattaaagcaacgaatccaaaataaaatattatagtttTTCCAAATGTATAAttctgatttttaaaaatatattacaacttGTGGATTCGTTGCCTACATCAAAAGTAGTTAGAAAAGTAGTTAGTCTGCAAGTGAAGAGACTTTCTCAGCCACTTGCGGCACGAGATTCGTCTTCTCGGCCACTTGCGGCACAGTTgacaattttgttaattttccatttcgatacgattcaagtaaaaaaaaaattaaataaattaattaatattgctgGTAACGTTATCGATACCCGACAGTGCCGATATTGCAATCTTATATTTGTAACTCGCGTGCGAAGCTGACTAATGCAGCGCGATGCAAGGTAGAAATATACCTATACGTATATTTTctacgtgtatatatataatctctCGTATATTTTCGCCGGGCGGAATCATGCCGGCGCGCTTAATCGTGAATAATCTGTTTCGTGAAAATAGAAACGTCTACGTTTTCTACCTCGGCTATACCGCGCTCGGTGAAGTGAATTTTCTTCCCCCGGGTTCTGCAGCGGCAAATGCGAAGCAAACGTCTACTTTATTCATGCCTCACGAAACGTGCATGCGACGCCCAGGCAGCTgcgattttttacgttttctaATATAAACGCGACCGAGTTCGTAAGGTCGCGATGCGAAATTGGGCGAGCGTCGTTGCGAGCCGGCGAGACGAATTCGCGTCGGCCACGTTGGCAATTACGATACCGTTAAATACGGTCTTGCTTGCTCGTAGATCGTACATCATAATTTGCAGTAAATTGCGCGCTTGCACGAGGCGCGCGTTTTACGAAAGACACCCGGACGTTGAAGACACGTACGACTGCAGAGCGTACCGGGGAGGGGAAGTCGGCCTGATGATCTCCGTCTACATTTTCTATCGGGATAAAAAATAACGTCGCGCGTAATATCCTGCCGTTTCATTTTTCACGAGTTTAATCCTCCCCCCCTGAAAAGTCGAAAGACAAAAACCCATCTACGCGGACGGGGaactattaattttcgtaCGACCCACGAAAACGACGACTGAATACGCTTTCTCCGGACCCGCTTTTCGTTGCGGGCTCGTGCTCCTCGAAATAACGCGGTCTCCCTGCGTCATTCCCTCGAGGAAATACGTATCGACGTATGACCGTAGGGTGTCCTAACGCGACGAGCCACCCTTTCGGAGCAGTGGCGGcgggagcgagagagcgatACGGCGTGGCGTTGGCAATTTACAGCGGCGCAAAACGATTTCGTGAGGCGAGGAGGAACGTCGGCTGGCGAACGCCGCGTATGGATCGAGCTTTAGAGGagtcggccgcgcgcgcggatctCTTTGTGCTAACGCGAGGGCCGGAGGGCCGGCTTCTTCCGTCTCTCCTCCGAACGGCCTTTGCTGATACCCACGTCTCCGATCCCGACCGCCCCCTCATCGCTGCCGCGCTCTACCTTCCTTTTCCCCGTCCCACCCCGCGCCGTAGCGCGCCGTCCTGTCCTCACGACGAGTCATCTCGTTTAGGTCGCGCTGGCGGCGACGGCGTGGAGGGCCGCGAAAAGGGGCTGGGTGATGCCGGGCGGGGAAAGGGTCGGCGTGCCAAGGAACGAACGAGCGGAGGAACCGAGAAGAGGCGACAGAGTCGAGGGAGAGTAGCTGCGGGACAGAAGGATATATAGCTGTGTGTATTATGTACTTGGACCCGCGCGTTACATACTCCTTCGTCGTTGTCCACataaagagcgagaaagagatggAGAGTAGATACGTATACGTGAGCGCACCTATCCGCGTACGCGTGTGAATGCGTGAGACGCGCGTTGCACGACCGCCGAGgggatttttttctctctcccgctcCCTCTCACCCGTTTCCCGTACGCGTATGTGTGCGAAGGCTCACTTCGCACGCGAGCGAACCTTTAACCAGCTCGAATCGAAGACGCCGGCGGACCTGGAATCACGCGAGCCGTGTAAAAATCATCTCCCGCGGTCTTACCGCCTGAAAGATCGCGGCCCCGAGGATCGCAGCCGCGCTAACAAGCCAGATATTCCACGAGCAGGATATCGTCTCAATGATAAACGTTATTACATAATGCGTTACGGAGGAGCAGCACACTGCACGATTACGTGCATAATCGGAACACTGATATTGACCTGAGCCATCAAAAGATCCCAATTCGCGCGTCATTATATTTtgggacattaattaatttttatttctttatgacAATTACAATTGAATGATCTATGGCATATTATcaatttacttacatttgtagctttCGGTTAAGTTAGGATAGGATATTTTCCGTCCGTCTGTTCGTCcttccgtccgtccttccttccttccttccttccttccttctctctGTCCGTGGCAGtattctggattatcctgacgtcttGTAGCACTCCAAATTATTTCACACTATATTATACTGCTCTGCGTTTATTTCATAATCACCATCACTTGAGAGACGAACGACTGAAAgaatgacggtggattatTGCAGCTATTTTTTATGATCAAAATTAAGAAGCATGACGAATGATTATTTGTTGTATAAATTTGCACTCTCGATTTTCGTGGCGTTACTTACTTTCACAGTCTTTTActcgagtcgtcctcgatctcgataCACGAAACTGGCTACGATGTGAAGCGTGAGGTCCAAGAATTACCCTTTCATTCTTCGGTTAATTCTCGTCGGTAGAATGAACGATGCCATGAACTTGAGCTTAAGCGGCGAATGAAACAGGCCACGATATGTAGTTCCTCATAATCACTTGCTCGAAACGGGAAGAAGGTCTCGGCTgtgacgggcgaggtgcagatcCAATGCTCTCAAATTTGATCTGGAGTTCAAGTTCTTATAAGATTTCGATCGCGAACGTTAGACTCGATGTGGCATCGCCCGATTACACGTATACGAAACAAGGTGAAATATAGAACGAGATTCACCTTTATTTGCCCTGTCGAACATTGGTGGATGAACACCGGCGACATCCTGTGCAAGCCATTGTGGTTCATAGGGCCCTCAGGGCGAGGTGAGACATACGTACACGACGATAAGCCGTGACAAAACAGACGTAGATGCCTCGTCATCTTCTTCTCAAGAACCGTTGCTCTCCGCGTGGCTGGGTGAACCTTCTCGATCGTGCAATGGGTCGTGTAGACCCctcgcgatcaggcgatcgtgaagcgctgtgattggtcggcgcgctagggtctTCTATCACTCCCCGAACGTCGTCGAACGCCGACGACGTGGCCCGAATGCGATCGCTGGTGATCACATTCGGTGATCACACAGTGAAGGGCAAAGAGATCGCGACGACTCTGCCTGAACAGCTAATTTAGGCGTCACACCGATGTTTAGTTATGAGTTCTCtacataagaaaaaataaacaaaacaCAAGTTTAAGATTAAATGCGTTACAAGTAAGCTTTGTAACGCTATCTAACGGAGAATATGTTTATTTCATCTGCTTGTAACAATCGAAAATAATTGAGTCGGTATTTATCTCACTTGATAAactgaaatttaaattaacatcaCCACTTCGGTTAAAAGTACGATTAACTCGCAATAGCTTGGCTAATACActtttcataataaatttaatgttaaaagttCTCGATTAATTAcccaatatttattataagttatTCCAACGAACCACGACAGCGCTAACAGCGGAGTCAACGGATAACCAAAGCATTGCATCGGAGCCGAGATATGCGAGAGGATATTGTTTGTTGATTGTAGGCTTCACGATTACAATTACTTCTTTTGTCGTTGTTACTAGACATTTTTACAAGAATGTCTTATCAATTGTATAGAAACACAACGTTAGGAAACACGTTGCAAGAGAGCCTAGACGAGCTGATACAGGTGAATGCGTAATGATACCAtaagttaggttaggttttACATCTCAGACTATttgataaaagattaattcgTATCGAACGCATGGAAATCCAATTTAACTGAATGTTTCATTTGTTACAGCTGTAAAGTTTAAAAgagtataaataatatttgcaattgATTCTCGTACAAGcgtcttttattaaaataaattctgataATAAGTTGAACACTCTGACGTATCTTGTTGTATTTAATGCATTTGAAGTCGTTTTCGTTATTTTCATGATTTTATCGCATGCAATAACGATAATGTATGTTTCAGTATGGACAAATCACACCACAGCTTGCAATAAAGGTGTTACTTCAATTTGATAAAGCTATTAATCAGGCTTTAGCAACTAGAGTTAAATCAAGACTTACATTTAAGGTAAACCTCAGAATCtcaa is part of the Cardiocondyla obscurior isolate alpha-2009 linkage group LG14, Cobs3.1, whole genome shotgun sequence genome and encodes:
- the Tfiia-s gene encoding transcription initiation factor IIA subunit 2, encoding MSYQLYRNTTLGNTLQESLDELIQYGQITPQLAIKVLLQFDKAINQALATRVKSRLTFKAGKLNTYRFCDNVWTFMLNNVEFREVQEVAIVDKVKIVACDGKTLDADGAAKR